The nucleotide window AAATTTAACTTCATCAGGCGTAGCATTAAAAAGAATTGATAGAATCATCCCATTAACTGCAACTGATTTACCCGAACCAGTAGTTCCGGCTACCAATAAATGTGGCATCTTAGCTAAATCAGTAACAATTACATCTCCAGCAATATCTTTACCTAATGCTAAAGTAAGAAGACTACTATTATTGCGATAAACACTTGAGTCAAAAATTTCTTTGAGATAAATGACTTGTCGTTTGAAATTTGGTACTTCAATACCCATCGAATTTTTGCCAGGAATTGTTTCAACAACCCGTACATTTGGTAATGCTAATGAACGAGCAATTTCCTTAGCTAGTCCAGTAATCTTATCACCACGCACGCCTTTCGGTGGAATTAACTCATAACGAGTAATTACAGGACCACTTTCCACATTGATAATTTTAACTTCAACACCGAACTCGGCTAAAGTATTCTCTATTGTATTTGATACATACTCAATTGTCTCAGGAGAAACTGTTTCTGCCTGCTGTTTTGGCAGATTAAGTAGTGCGGTAGCGGGCAATTGGCGCTTACCAGATTCAGCAAGTAGATCAACACTATGTAGTTTCGGTACTATTACTGGCTTCTTAGCTAATGGTTTAGGTATAATTTCTTCATTGTTAATCGATACTGGTTTTTCGCTATCTATATTATCAAGTCTTGCAAGAAAATCAAGATCACTAGCAGCTTCCTGATGTTTTGGCTGATGAACTACAAATTCTTCTATTTCATCTTCATCAATACTATTATTGTATACTTCCTCATCAGTAGAAAGCTCTTCATCTTTTTGCTCTTTCAGAAATCTAAATTTACTGCTAAACTTATTCGCCTTTTCTTCAATAGCTTCCTCATAATCGACCAGTTTATGAGTAAACTCTGATTCTATTTCAGTATCCTCATCAACTTTTGCTTTTCGTTTAAAGCCAAAGAAGCTTTTCTTTTCTGTTACCTTCTGAGGTTCTTCATAGGCTTCTTCATCTTTCCGTTCTACTAGACCAGCTAAACCAAGATAAACGTATTCAAGCCCAGCACCAATTCTTTCTGCAATTGTAACCCAAGAAATAGCAAAAGCAAAGGAAAACGCTGTTATCATTACTAGCAAGCTTATTACCGCAACACCAACCTCACCAACAAAATAATAAGCAATACTAAAAAGAAACCCACCAAAACTACCGCCTACACCATCAGGTAGCGTAGTTGCTTGTCCATAAAAAGTGATATACTCAAAAACAGAAGAAGCAGCTACAAGAAAAATAAAACTAACAATCTGATAAATATTCGTCCAATTACCAGTATTGAATTTTTTACGACTGATTTTAAAACATCCCAGATAGAATATCCCTAAAACCAGCCACCAGCCAGACATTCCAAAAATATAAAAGATAATATCTGATATATATGCGCCAACAACCCCAAGTTTATTATGTACGACTTGAGAGTCAATAGTTCTTGACCATGCGTTATCATTAGCCGAATGGGTAGCCAATGCCAGAAAAAGCATCAAGGCAATAGCAAATAAAACTATTGCAATAATATCATTGAGTAACCGAGCAAGCTTTGAAGGTAATATAGTTTCTCGATTTTTACGGGCAAATTTGGTTTTTGTCTGTTGTTTCATAACTCGATAATAAATCCTTAGTTAATTAATGACACCAAAGCGTTGATAAAATTCATTGAGGTAAAGTGGAAAAATCTTGCGCTTCTTCAGCCATTTCAGGCATTCCTCTGCATTTTCCTTATCATTAGCATATATATAATTTTCCAACAAGAGCTGATACGCAGCGATATTCTTTGAATCAAACTGGATAACTTCTTTTAGTAAGGTAATTGCATGTAAATACTGCTGATTTAACGTAGCTGATTTTGCTCGAATAATTTTTTGCGCTTGATTAATATTTAAATTGGCAGACTCGTTAAGCTTATCAATCATCTTATTGACATTAGAAAGATTATTTACACGAATTGCAGCATCTATAGCAAGAATCAGGCAAAGGCTTTGTCTTTCGGCTGAAATATTCAATTGAGCAAGTTTAGCCGCAATTTTTGCAGATTTCAGATAATTACCAGAGAGATAATCTGCTAGAGTCTGAGTGAGCATTTTATCTACGCGGGCAAGCCTACGCCGGATAAAAAAAGCAGCGATGGATTGCGGCAGCATAAAAGTACTCTTAATAGCTTTCCAAGCTACTACAACACCAAGTAACGTAATTATCCAGCCAGCTATCAATAAATTCAGACTAAAACTGACTTTATACTCATCTAAATAAATGACTACATTACCACTTAATAACTGCCCTAAAGTGGCAATAACAACCACTAGAATAAAAATAAATAATAACCAGAATAATTTTTTCATGCCGATGTCCTAGCTGATCGCTTAATTTGCAGACTCAGCAATACTTGAAATAGGTATAAACTGTTGCAACTTAACCAACGATTGCATAGTTAAATCAAGATTTGCCTTAGCATTGTCGAGATTTATTGCCTGTAATTCACGTAAAATTTGTAGTTCCTGAATAAGATTTTGATCATTTACAAAATATTTACCCGAAACTTCAATAGCATCTTTTAAACTTTGCTGCCACAATCCCTGATTTTTACTTACAAAAGCCTGTCGGGCATTTAAAATATCCAATTGCAGATGCTGATAGAGTAAAGCACTTTGATCTGGAGATAAATTGCTATCTGCAGTTTTAGAACTTTCTACTTTAACTATACCCAAGAATGTTTTCTTAAAATTTGCAATAAAATTATCCCAAATACTATCGTGTTTTGAACTTACATTTCTATTTGGCGCTGTTGTTTCTGCCCCAGATACAATATTTAATTTTAATGATAACTGGTAAGCATCTTCCAACTTGGTAGCAATTACTGTATTATCAAAACTATTAATTGCCTGAATAGACTCAATATCTTTAGTCAGGCTAATTTTGATATCCGCGTATTGAGGTTCATTATGGACAGAAACAATTTGTAGTGCATAATTAAGCAATTTAAGCGCAGAAGGAATATCATGATATAAAATTAGGCTTTGGTTAGCTGCGCCAATCAGATTATTTAGCTGATTAACAACAATAACCCCCTGATTAGGGGTAGCATGCTGTATCTGTTGATGTAAATTTTGCTGACTATTTGCAAGATTTTGTAATTCAGCCTTCAGTTCTTGATTTTGGCGAGTTAATAGCATAATCTGGTGCTGGACAATAGCGTTATTTGCCATCTGTTGGCGAACCCCAAATTCTCC belongs to Aquella oligotrophica and includes:
- a CDS encoding DNA translocase FtsK, with product MKQQTKTKFARKNRETILPSKLARLLNDIIAIVLFAIALMLFLALATHSANDNAWSRTIDSQVVHNKLGVVGAYISDIIFYIFGMSGWWLVLGIFYLGCFKISRKKFNTGNWTNIYQIVSFIFLVAASSVFEYITFYGQATTLPDGVGGSFGGFLFSIAYYFVGEVGVAVISLLVMITAFSFAFAISWVTIAERIGAGLEYVYLGLAGLVERKDEEAYEEPQKVTEKKSFFGFKRKAKVDEDTEIESEFTHKLVDYEEAIEEKANKFSSKFRFLKEQKDEELSTDEEVYNNSIDEDEIEEFVVHQPKHQEAASDLDFLARLDNIDSEKPVSINNEEIIPKPLAKKPVIVPKLHSVDLLAESGKRQLPATALLNLPKQQAETVSPETIEYVSNTIENTLAEFGVEVKIINVESGPVITRYELIPPKGVRGDKITGLAKEIARSLALPNVRVVETIPGKNSMGIEVPNFKRQVIYLKEIFDSSVYRNNSSLLTLALGKDIAGDVIVTDLAKMPHLLVAGTTGSGKSVAVNGMILSILFNATPDEVKFIMIDPKMVELSFYQDIPHLLAPVVTDMSQAANALKWTVGEMEQRYRIMAKIGTKNIVTFNQKVEAAISQGTPINNPLSIDPANPEPLSKWPYIVVIIDELADLMMVAGKKIEQYIARIAQKARAVGIHLIVATQRPSVDVITGLIKANIPARVSFQVSSKIDSRTILDQMGAETLLGQGDMLFLNPGSGVPRRIHGAFVNDDELHKVVEFLKAQGAPDYNDDILTGASEVTIPGFEEDSGAEGGSNIEKDSVFDEAVKFILASKRCSISSLQTQFGIGYNKAARIMSHLEKIGMVRRNERGGFELLNQPSTT
- a CDS encoding heme biosynthesis HemY N-terminal domain-containing protein, which gives rise to MKKLFWLLFIFILVVVIATLGQLLSGNVVIYLDEYKVSFSLNLLIAGWIITLLGVVVAWKAIKSTFMLPQSIAAFFIRRRLARVDKMLTQTLADYLSGNYLKSAKIAAKLAQLNISAERQSLCLILAIDAAIRVNNLSNVNKMIDKLNESANLNINQAQKIIRAKSATLNQQYLHAITLLKEVIQFDSKNIAAYQLLLENYIYANDKENAEECLKWLKKRKIFPLYLNEFYQRFGVIN
- a CDS encoding uroporphyrinogen-III C-methyltransferase, with translation MSEEQNNSTMVSGENLVKAKRQRVSKVPVLLALLALSSTLYLGYQGMYGEFGVRQQMANNAIVQHQIMLLTRQNQELKAELQNLANSQQNLHQQIQHATPNQGVIVVNQLNNLIGAANQSLILYHDIPSALKLLNYALQIVSVHNEPQYADIKISLTKDIESIQAINSFDNTVIATKLEDAYQLSLKLNIVSGAETTAPNRNVSSKHDSIWDNFIANFKKTFLGIVKVESSKTADSNLSPDQSALLYQHLQLDILNARQAFVSKNQGLWQQSLKDAIEVSGKYFVNDQNLIQELQILRELQAINLDNAKANLDLTMQSLVKLQQFIPISSIAESAN